The following are encoded together in the Hemicordylus capensis ecotype Gifberg chromosome 4, rHemCap1.1.pri, whole genome shotgun sequence genome:
- the LOC128322834 gene encoding cytosolic non-specific dipeptidase-like, producing MLILTLLLFSIVMTEEASLAPPEPIFQYIDEHQNEYVQRLKDWVAIESDSSNPLKREQVIKMMHLAEERLKQLGGIVELVELGVQELPNGNTTRLPPVILANIGMDPSKTTVCFYGHLDVQPAKLEDGWSTEPYILTEKNGSLHGRGTSDDKGQVLAVLHAVEALQLYELPVNVKFLLEGMEEVGSTGLFKLVEQRNSTFFSDVDYIVVTDTSWISNKPGITYGTRGQCYFFIEVECAKQDLHSGTFGGIIPEATSDLIFLLSTLVNASGHILIPGIYDAVAPLTEKERKIYETTEFDAEKIKAKFGIKNFTYNTKEELLMRRSRYPSLSIHGIEGAYSESATKTVIPSRVIGKFSIRLVPNMEPSVVIKQVTDHLYKKFAERKSPNHINITCVISAKPWISDVEETQYLAGRKAIKKVFHTEAEFIRSGGTIPIASHFQEVTGKSILFLGIGGPDDAPHGQNEKINRYNFIEGIKLYAVLLQELAFLIKQHDIERIPTNIPVSISYFEGLLEGHNNEDH from the exons ATG CTCATCCTTACATTGCTCCTGTTTTCCATAGTAATGACTGAAGAAGCATCACTTGCCCCTCCAGAACCAATATTTCAGTACATTGATGAACATCAAAATGAATATGTACAG AGACTCAAAGATTGGGTGGCCATTGAAAGTGATTCAAGTAACCCCCTTAAGAGAGAACAGGTGATAAAAATGATGCATTTAGCAGAAGAGAGACTGAAACAGTTAGGAGGAATTGTTGAGTTGGTAGAATTGGGGGTTCAAGAG CTACCCAATGGAAACACAACCCGTTTGCCACCAGTCATTCTGGCAAATATTGGAATGGACCCTAGCAAGACTACTGTTTGTTTTTATGGGCATCTGGATGTTCAGCCAGCCAAATTAGAGGATGGCTGGTCAACAGAGCCATATATTTTGACAGAAAAAAATG GCAGTCTGCATGGACGTGGAACTTCTGACGACAAAGGGCAGGTTCTGGCAGTCCTGCATGCAGTTGAAGCACTTCAACTCTAT GAACTCCCTGTGAATGTTAAGTTTCTGCTTGAAGGCATGGAAGAAGTTGGATCCACTGGACTATTCAAACTGGTCGAACAGAGAAACAGTACATTTTTTTCAGATGTCGATTACATTGTGGTCACTGATACTTCATGGATCAGCAACAAACCTGGGATTACATATGGGACCAGGGGGCAGTGCTACTTCTTTATAGAG GTGGAGTGTGCTAAACAAGATTTGCATTCGGGGACCTTTGGGGGAATCATTCCTGAAGCAACAAGTGACTTAATATTTCTGTTGA GTACCCTTGTTAATGCTTCTGGTCATATCCTGATCCCTGGAATTTATGATGCAGTTGCTCCTcttacagaaaaagaaagaaaaatttatGAAACCACTGAATTTGATGCTGAGAAGATAAAGGCCAAATTTGGAATCAAGAACTTTACATATAATACTAAA GAAGAATTATTAATGCGGCGCTCCCGCTATCCATCGCTGTCCATCCATGGAATTGAAGGAGCTTATTCTGAGTCTGCGACTAAGACTGTAATCCCTTCAAGAGTAATTGGAAAATTTTCAATACGTCTAGTTCCTAATATGGAACCCTCAGTAGTGATAAAACAG GTAACTGATCACTTGTATAAGAAATTTGCTGAACGGAAAAGCCCTAACCATATTAACATAACCTGTGTGATCTCAGCAAAACCATGGATTTCTGATGTAGAGGAAACACAGTATCTGGCTGGAAGAAAGGCAATCAAGAAAG TGTTTCACACAGAAGCTGAATTCATCCGATCAGGTGGTACGATTCCAATTGCTTCACATTTTCAAGAAGTAACTGGGAAAAGTATACTATTTCTAGGCATAGGAGGGCCAGATGATGCTCCTCATGGTCAAAATGAAAAGATCAACAG gTACAATTTCATTGAAGGAATAAAACTATATGCAGTCTTACTTCAAGAACTTGCTTTCTTAATAAAACAGCATGACATTGAAAGAATTCCCACAAATATTCCTGTGTCCATATCCTATTTCGAAGGGCTCTTAGAAGGTCACAACAATGAAGACCATTAA